Part of the Buchnera aphidicola (Muscaphis stroyani) genome is shown below.
ACGTATTCGTGGCAATTTTCCGCAAATAATAATAACTAATATTTACTTGTTTCTTTAATCCATGTGGCCCCATTTTAGTCAATTCACTTATAGAATATTTAGCAACTAAAGCTCTCAAAATTGTTTGTCTAGCATCTTTTTCATTTAAAGAAATTAATTTTTGTGCTCTTTTTCTTTTTTTATAAAAAGAATGTCTGGATACTCTATACTTAAAAACATTCGTTATTTGAGTTTCTTTAAAACGTTGCTTAGCTTCAATTAAAGTTATTGGTTTTAATCCTTTTTCAACAAGATTTTTATTAATCCATCCTAATTGTTGTTTTTTTGCATTGATAAGTTGTTTTTCAGAAACATCAAATAACATAAAAAACAATGGAGTTAAAGTAATCATTTTAGGCATGTAGTTTCCTAATACTCTATCCCATATTTTTTTACATTTCACAAATCCCATCGGTTCCATAAAATTAGTAATTAATCTTGACGCACGTGTAATAGATTTATTTCCAGCTTTAGAAGTTGTAGATAAACCACACTCATCAGCTAATTGTTCAACGGAAGCTTGTACTAATTCGGAAGAAATATTAAAATGATAAAGCATAGCTAAAACCATAGCTCTCATAGCGCATGCACGATGCTCGTTTAATCTTCTAAATCTTTTCAAATAAAAACCTGTTTTGGGG
Proteins encoded:
- the repA gene encoding plasmid replication initiator RepA; translation: MTSRDNYIYNKHPVFIPPKNNKKRPFFICNAMKKASEIDVARCELNYIIQPKNPKTGFYLKRFRRLNEHRACAMRAMVLAMLYHFNISSELVQASVEQLADECGLSTTSKAGNKSITRASRLITNFMEPMGFVKCKKIWDRVLGNYMPKMITLTPLFFMLFDVSEKQLINAKKQQLGWINKNLVEKGLKPITLIEAKQRFKETQITNVFKYRVSRHSFYKKRKRAQKLISLNEKDARQTILRALVAKYSISELTKMGPHGLKKQVNISYYYLRKIATNTYPDN